In the Scylla paramamosain isolate STU-SP2022 chromosome 14, ASM3559412v1, whole genome shotgun sequence genome, one interval contains:
- the LOC135106748 gene encoding uncharacterized protein LOC135106748, producing MKQNRTSLRLTSFIIFLLLECSVAYNPVYPSRVQHFLQYLQQERLVTSFTNRTPKRSSIIGHMNSILYRTREQVMEGMMDTYVLVPRAIISSTAKLHHGVNCSEYREVSKVYGNGFEANYNLRPTWLHRSKTISTCPTQYVERQIQGPLPIQPVTVLEAKCVCEGSQCSEDGSICVAVKYRLPVWIRVDSDGYTTDTVELTVACACAKNPSRDGGYIDLSENK from the coding sequence ATGAAGCAGAACAGAACTTCCCTAAGGCTTACAAgcttcatcattttcctcctcttggaGTGTTCAGTCGCGTACAACCCTGTGTATCCTTCACGTGTCCAGCATTTCTTGCAGTACCTCCAGCAAGAAAGGCTCGTGACTTCTTTTACCAATCGAACCCCGAAACGTTCCTCCATCATAGGACACATGAATTCCATACTGTATAGAACAAGAGAGCAAGTCATGGAAGGTATGATGGATACGTATGTCCTGGTGCCGAGGGCTATTATCAGCTCTACAGCAAAGCTTCATCATGGTGTCAACTGTTCAGAATACAGAGAAGTCAGCAAAGTGTATGGAAACGGTTTTGAGGCAAATTACAATTTAAGGCCTACTTGGCTCCATCGATCAAAAACCATCAGCACGTGTCCTACACAATATGTTGAGCGTCAAATACAAGGACCACTCCCCATACAACCAGTTACCGTTTTAGAAGCCAAGTGTGTCTGTGAAGGGTCTCAGTGTTCAGAAGATGGCTCAATCTGTGTGGCTGTGAAATACCGCCTACCAGTATGGATTAGGGTGGATTCGGATGGCTATACAACAGATACAGTGGAGCTAACCGTAGCCTGCGCTTGTGCCAAAAATCCAAGCCGTGATGGTGGCTACATCGACTTAAGCGAGAATAAATGA